In the Sinorhizobium arboris LMG 14919 genome, one interval contains:
- the infC gene encoding translation initiation factor IF-3 — MRRPFKADAPVKEGPRANKEIRVPRVQLIDAEGQNLGSVPIDQALRMADEAGLDLVEIAPNSDPPVCKILDLGKLKYANQKKAAEARKKQKIVEIKEIKMRPNIDTHDYEVKMKAMNRFFEDGDKVKVTLKFRGREMAHQELGMKLLMQVKDDTQEIAKVEAEPKLEGRQMMMVLAPK, encoded by the coding sequence ATTCGCAGACCCTTCAAAGCGGACGCTCCAGTCAAGGAAGGACCGCGCGCAAACAAGGAAATCCGGGTCCCCCGGGTTCAGCTTATCGATGCCGAAGGCCAGAACTTGGGCAGCGTTCCGATCGACCAGGCGCTCCGCATGGCGGACGAGGCCGGTCTCGACCTGGTGGAAATCGCACCGAACTCCGATCCGCCGGTGTGCAAGATTCTCGACCTTGGCAAGCTGAAATACGCGAACCAGAAGAAAGCCGCCGAGGCGCGCAAGAAGCAGAAGATCGTCGAGATCAAGGAAATCAAGATGCGCCCGAACATCGACACCCATGATTACGAGGTGAAGATGAAGGCCATGAACCGCTTCTTCGAGGATGGCGACAAGGTCAAGGTGACGCTGAAGTTCCGTGGCCGCGAAATGGCCCACCAGGAACTCGGCATGAAACTTCTGATGCAGGTGAAGGACGACACCCAGGAAATCGCCAAGGTGGAAGCCGAACCCAAGCTCGAAGGGCGCCAGATGATGATGGTGCTTGCGCCGAAGTGA
- the rpmI gene encoding 50S ribosomal protein L35 produces MPKMKTKSSAKKRFKVTATGKVRAAAAGKRHGMIKRSNKFIRDARGTMVLAEPDGKKVVKNYLPNGL; encoded by the coding sequence ATGCCCAAGATGAAGACGAAATCGTCTGCCAAGAAGCGGTTCAAAGTCACCGCTACCGGCAAGGTTCGAGCTGCTGCTGCTGGCAAGCGCCACGGCATGATCAAGCGGTCCAACAAGTTCATTCGCGACGCGCGCGGAACCATGGTTCTCGCCGAGCCTGACGGCAAGAAGGTCGTCAAGAACTACCTGCCCAACGGTCTTTAA
- the rplT gene encoding 50S ribosomal protein L20: MARVKRGVTAHAKHKKTLKAAKGFYGRRKNTIRAAKAAVDRSKQYAYRDRKVNKRNFRALWIQRINAAVREFGLTYGRFIDGLNKAGIEVDRKVLSDMAIHEPAAFGALVEASKKALAYLKEAGTANEFESAVR; encoded by the coding sequence ATGGCACGTGTAAAACGCGGCGTAACCGCCCACGCCAAGCACAAGAAGACGCTCAAGGCCGCCAAGGGTTTCTACGGCCGCCGCAAGAACACCATCCGCGCCGCAAAGGCAGCGGTTGACCGTTCCAAGCAGTACGCCTATCGCGACCGCAAGGTCAACAAGCGCAATTTCCGCGCGCTCTGGATCCAGCGCATCAACGCTGCTGTCCGCGAATTCGGCCTGACCTACGGCCGCTTCATCGACGGCCTGAACAAGGCCGGCATCGAAGTCGACCGCAAGGTTCTGTCCGACATGGCGATCCATGAGCCGGCAGCATTCGGCGCCCTGGTCGAAGCTTCCAAGAAGGCGCTCGCCTATCTGAAGGAAGCCGGCACGGCAAACGAGTTTGAAAGCGCTGTCCGTTAA
- the mbfA gene encoding iron exporter MbfA, translating to MLSRLFSRYKRPFLSLSEQEILALAISSEEDDGRIYLAYADALRGKYPHSARVFEEMAEEESHHRQALIDLHVARFGNRIPLVRREHVRDFPERKPDWLIAEMPIEKARAEAEAMEEAAHRFYVEAAARTRDAATRKLLGDLAIAEKSHESLARRLGEKHTPAGVRDEEDETSRRQFILTYVQPGLAGLMDGSVSTLAPIFAAAFATQDTWQTFLVGLSASVGAGISMGFTEAAHDDGKLSGRGSPVKRGLASGIMTALGGLGHALPYLIPHFWTATTTAVAIVFFELWAIAFIQNRYMETPFLRAAFQVVLGGGLVLAAGIVIGNA from the coding sequence ATGCTCTCCCGGCTTTTCTCCCGTTACAAACGTCCGTTCCTGTCCTTGAGCGAACAGGAAATCCTTGCCCTCGCCATATCCTCGGAAGAGGACGATGGACGCATCTATCTCGCCTATGCCGACGCGTTGCGCGGTAAATACCCGCACTCCGCCAGGGTTTTCGAGGAGATGGCAGAGGAGGAGAGCCATCACCGTCAGGCTTTGATCGACCTGCATGTTGCCCGTTTCGGCAATCGCATCCCGCTCGTCCGGCGCGAGCACGTGCGCGATTTCCCGGAGCGCAAGCCAGATTGGTTGATCGCCGAGATGCCCATCGAGAAGGCGCGGGCAGAAGCCGAGGCGATGGAGGAGGCGGCGCACCGGTTTTACGTCGAGGCTGCGGCACGCACCCGGGATGCGGCAACGCGCAAGCTCTTGGGCGATCTGGCGATTGCCGAGAAGTCGCATGAATCGCTCGCCCGCCGGCTCGGCGAGAAGCATACGCCGGCGGGCGTGCGCGACGAGGAAGATGAGACCTCACGCCGCCAGTTCATACTCACCTATGTGCAGCCGGGCCTCGCAGGACTGATGGATGGTTCGGTTTCGACGCTCGCGCCGATCTTCGCCGCAGCCTTTGCCACCCAGGATACGTGGCAGACCTTTCTCGTCGGCCTTTCGGCCTCCGTCGGCGCGGGTATCTCGATGGGTTTCACCGAGGCGGCGCATGATGACGGCAAGCTTTCCGGCCGCGGCTCGCCGGTCAAGCGCGGACTCGCCTCCGGCATCATGACGGCGCTCGGAGGTCTCGGCCACGCTCTGCCCTACCTCATTCCGCATTTCTGGACCGCGACAACGACGGCGGTGGCAATCGTCTTCTTCGAGCTGTGGGCGATTGCCTTCATCCAGAACCGGTACATGGAAACGCCCTTCCTGCGGGCCGCCTTCCAGGTGGTGCTCGGTGGCGGTCTGGTTCTCGCCGCAGGCATCGTCATCGGGAATGCTTAG
- a CDS encoding transglutaminase-like cysteine peptidase has product MASWTGVKASFAALCALFISTNTAIPAQAGATPWMQTGAVTSQPIGHYEFCQKYRGECSVRSKATVPPRVTASGWAAIRQVNASVNRQVAPVTDIELTGRDEVWAYPTRQGDCEDFALEKRRRLMQKGFSASNLLMTVVRKPDGEGHAVLTVRTAQGDFILDNLDNSVKLWTHTPYRFLKRQATNHSGRWVTIDNSGEVLVGSVGN; this is encoded by the coding sequence ATGGCGTCTTGGACCGGGGTTAAGGCAAGTTTCGCAGCGCTGTGTGCGCTTTTCATTTCCACCAACACGGCAATTCCCGCACAGGCGGGAGCTACTCCCTGGATGCAGACCGGTGCGGTGACCTCGCAACCGATCGGGCATTACGAGTTCTGCCAGAAGTACAGGGGCGAATGCAGCGTCCGCTCGAAGGCGACCGTCCCGCCACGTGTCACCGCCAGCGGCTGGGCAGCCATTCGCCAGGTCAACGCCTCCGTCAACCGGCAGGTCGCACCGGTCACCGACATCGAGCTTACCGGCCGGGACGAGGTTTGGGCCTATCCCACCAGGCAGGGTGATTGCGAGGACTTCGCGCTCGAAAAGCGCAGACGCCTGATGCAAAAGGGCTTCTCCGCCAGCAACCTGCTGATGACCGTCGTGCGCAAGCCGGATGGCGAAGGCCATGCGGTGCTGACGGTCCGCACGGCTCAGGGCGACTTCATTCTCGACAATCTCGACAATAGCGTAAAGCTGTGGACACATACGCCCTACCGCTTCCTCAAGCGCCAGGCGACGAACCACAGCGGCCGCTGGGTCACAATCGACAATAGCGGGGAAGTGCTGGTCGGCTCCGTCGGAAACTGA
- a CDS encoding alpha/beta hydrolase, with protein sequence MSTKPAETEITRIAVGTGDEARSIAMRIFHAGKRPDVHLEHGQASELPALVWLGGYRSDMTGTKAVEVERHAREAGTDCIRFDYSGHGSSDGDYRSGTISRWVEESLAVIDHAATMRMILIGSSMGAWVALRLIEELRGRGQADRLCGLVLIAPAPDFTAELIEPNLTDAERTSLAERGYFEEPSEYSPEPNVFTRALIEDGRNNLVMRGPIETGCPVHILQGMRDPDVPYTHALKLMEHMPADDVVMTLIRDGDHRLSREEDIVKLRQAIDAMLTKA encoded by the coding sequence ATGTCAACAAAGCCGGCCGAAACAGAGATCACGCGGATCGCAGTGGGAACGGGCGACGAGGCGAGAAGCATAGCCATGCGTATCTTTCACGCCGGAAAGCGGCCCGATGTCCATCTGGAGCACGGGCAGGCTTCAGAGCTTCCGGCGCTCGTCTGGCTCGGCGGCTACCGCTCCGACATGACCGGTACGAAGGCGGTGGAGGTCGAGCGGCACGCGCGCGAGGCCGGCACCGACTGCATCCGCTTCGACTATTCCGGCCACGGCTCGTCCGACGGCGATTACAGGTCCGGCACGATATCGCGATGGGTCGAGGAGAGCCTTGCGGTGATCGACCACGCGGCCACCATGCGCATGATCCTGATCGGCTCCTCGATGGGAGCCTGGGTCGCGCTGCGCCTGATCGAGGAACTCAGAGGTCGGGGCCAGGCCGACCGCCTCTGCGGCCTCGTGCTGATCGCCCCGGCTCCGGACTTCACGGCCGAGCTTATCGAGCCCAATCTGACCGATGCCGAAAGGACCTCGCTTGCCGAGCGGGGCTATTTCGAGGAACCATCGGAATACAGCCCCGAGCCCAATGTCTTCACCCGAGCCCTCATCGAGGACGGACGCAACAACCTGGTCATGAGAGGACCGATCGAAACGGGCTGCCCGGTTCATATCCTGCAGGGCATGCGCGATCCGGACGTCCCTTACACGCATGCCCTCAAGCTGATGGAGCACATGCCGGCGGACGACGTCGTCATGACCCTGATCCGCGACGGCGACCACCGGTTGTCCCGCGAGGAGGATATTGTCAAATTGAGACAGGCGATCGACGCCATGCTGACGAAGGCCTGA